In Candidatus Kapaibacterium thiocyanatum, the DNA window TGCCATCCGCCGACGGCGATGACGACGATGTAGGAGATGTTGAAGAGCACCGTCATGGACGGCATCATGAGCGACTGGATCTTGGCCAGGCCCATGTTCTTCCGGTAGTAGGTCTGGCTCAGTTCGTCGAACAGGACGGATTCGTGGTCTTCCCTCGAATACGCGCGCACGACGCGGACGCCGGAGAAGGTCTCCTGGGCATGGGTCGTGATGTGCTCGTATTCTTCCTGTACGGAGCGGTACAATTCGTGGATACGGCGTCCCAGCTTGTACGTGGCCCATGCGATGAAGGGCACCGGAACGAGGATGGCGACCGTGAGGGTGGCGTTGAGCATCATCATCCACGAGAGCGCGAAGGCGAAGGTCGTGATCGTATTCGCCGTATACATGATGGCCGGGCCGATGAATTCGCGCACCGCACCGATGTCGTTGGTGAAGTGGGCGAGCAGCGATCCCGTGCTGCGATCATGGAAGAACCGCTGGGCCTGCACCTGGAGTGCGGCCACGAAGTCGTTCCGCAGGTCTTCTTCGATGAGGCGCGACATCAGGATGATGGTGCGCCTCGTGGCATACATGAAGATGCCGCTGCCGATGGTCAGCAGCAGGATCTGGGCGATGAGCCACCAGATGTCCCCCGCCGTCGTCGTCGTTTTCAGCGTGTCGATCGTCTGCCCGACGACGCGCGGAATCGTCGTGGAGCATACGTTCGACAGCGTGATGAAGACGAGGCCCCAGACCATCTTCGACCGGTACCGCCGGAGATAGGGGAGGAGGCGGCGCAGTTCGCGCAGCGCCGATTGTTTCGGTTGATCGGCCATCAGGCGACCGTTACTTCGTTGCACAGATAGACGTCCTGAATGGCGTTCAGGATGGCGACGCCGTCGCCGAGCGGCTTCTGGAAGGCCTTGCGGCCGCTGATGAGCCCCATACCGCCGGCGCGCTTGTTGATCACGGCCGTCGTGATGGCTTCGTTGATGTCGTTGTTACCGGAAGGGCCACCGCTGTTGATGAGGCCGATGCGGCCCATATAGCAGTTGGCGACCTGATAGCGGCAGAGATCGATGGGATGGTCCGTAGCCAGTTCCGTGTACATGCGCTTGTCGATCTTGCCGTAGCTCGAACCACCCATGTTCAGCGCTTCGTAGCCGCCGTTGTTCTCGGGGAGTTTCTGCTTGATGATGTCGGCCTCGATCGTCACGCCGAGATGGTTGGCCTGTCCCGTGAGGTCGGCCGACACGTGGTAGTCCTTGTCCGTCTTGAATGCGCTGTTGCGGATGTAGCACCAGAGGATGGTTCCCATGCCGAGTTTGTGGGCCAGAGCGAAGGCCTGTGCGATCTCGACGATCTGGCGTCCGCTCTCCGGCGAACCGAAATAGATGGTGGCTCCGATGGCGGCCGCACCCATGTCGTGGGCCTGCTTCACGGTACCGAAGAGTATCTGGTCGAACTTGTTGGGATACGTCAGCAGTTCGTTGTGGTTGATCTTGACGATGAAGGGGAACTTGTGCGCATACTTCCGCGCCACGCTGCCGAGAACTCCGAAGGTGGAGGCTACGGCATTGCAGCCGCCTTCGATGGCCAGGCGGACGATGTTCTCCGGATCGAAGTACATCGGATTCTTCGCGAAGCTGGCGCCCGCGCTGTGTTCGATACCCTGATCGACGGGCAGGATCGAAACGTATCCCGTACCCGCCAGACGTCCGGTATTCAGGATCCAGTTCAGGTTGCGAAGGACGTGCGTCGAACGATCCGAAATACCGAAGACGGAATCGATGCTCGTGGAAGACGGAACGTGGAGATTCGCCCTGGGAATCGTGGTGGACGTGTGGTTGAGGTAGTAATCCGATTGACTTCCGAGAGCTTCGACGATACGGTTGATCATGACGGTATTCGGGAGAATGGAAATGAAGCGCAAAGATACGGAAACAACGAAGGGCCTTGCATGCGCAAGGCCCTTGACGTAGTCGGACGATATTTCTTACACGAATCCCTGCTCAACCATCCTACTTGACGACCGTGAAGACACGCGTCGTCGTGTACGGTCCGGACAACATCCGCAGATAGTAGATGCCGTTGGCCAGATCCCGCGTGTCGATGTCCAGGGAGTACTCGGCCGACGGACCGACGTCCGTGGTGATGGTGCGGACGATGTTGCCCATGCCGTCTACCACCTCGAACATCGTGGCCAGCTCGATACCCGTCGTATACGTCACGGACACCATGTCCTGGGCCGGGCTCGGATACGGAGCCATGAGGCCGAACTGCTGCGCTCCGAACCTGACGAGGCGGCCTGCCGTGAAGCAGACGCGCTTCATTTCGATCTCTCCCGAGTCTCCCGATGGAATCAGGCAGGACAGGTTGGTGGCGAGGTCGGCGGTGATAGGAAGTGTCGAGTCGATGTTGAGGAAGACGTCGAACATCGGCGTCATGAAGTCGCCGTTCTGCAGATACGTGCCCGGTGCCGCCGTTGCGCGGACCGTCAGCTCACCCGGTACGGACTGGTCGGGCGAGAACGTCCATCCCGTCTGTTGCGGATTGATGAAGGTGCCGTTGAAGCGCATGTAGCGGGCCGGATACGTGAAGCGTACCGTGACGTCCGTGATCCGGACCGTATCCAGGTCGGGGAAGGTAACCCGGACCGGGGTGGGAACGGCCTGGCCGACGATACCCGAGGGAATCGTGCCGAAGCGCAGATCGATCGGCGTGCGTACACCGCGGCCCGTGGCGTTGATGTTCAGGCCCAGCCCCTGATCGTTGGGAATCGAATAGGAGACGTTGTAGGTCATCACGGCCGTCGGGCTGAAGACCAGCTCCAGCGTGCGGTTGCCTCCGGCGGGAACGATGAAGGCGCCCATCTCGGAGAGCGAGAAGTTGGCGACGTCACCGGTGGCGACTGGGGCCTGGCAGACGAGGGGGAACTGTGGATTCGGATTCTGGATGACGATCGTGGAAACGGTCTTCGTCGCACAGGTCAGTACGTCACCGAAGTCGACCGGTGGCAGATCCGAAGGCTTGGTGCCGACGCCCGTGACGTCGACGCACGACTGCGCATAGGGCGGCATGTCGTCGGGTCCCGGCTTGCCGTCGTGCATGATGCAGACGCTTACCGTGCGTATACCTTCGGCCTGCGGCGTGAAGCGTACCTGGAGTGTGAGCGGAGTTCCGTTCGGCTGGATGGTCACGGCCGACGACGGTGGGGGAGATACCCACGTGAAGTCGGCTTGCGACGCCGCGAAGTCCACGCTGTAGATGGTGAGCGGGCTTTCCGCATCGGAGTTGCCGATCACGACCGTCCCGATTTCGGGCGATTGCTGAAGTACCGTCCACGGGCCGAAGGTATAGCCCTTCGGATCGATGACGGGCAGATAGCCCTTGCCCTTGGCTTCACCCACGAGCGGCGTGGACTGACCGGCGACGGCTGCCGTTACGGTCACGACGTGACTGTTCCTGTCCTGCGGTTCGTAGCGGACGGGAATCGGCAACGTGTCGCCGGGTTGGAGGGTGCGCGGAGTGCCGGGAAGTGTGAGCTTCAGATGCGGATTATTCGGATCCGACGGCGTCAGCGACGTGATGGTGGCCGGATCGCTGCTGAGGTTGCGGATGACGATGACGTCGTTGTTCACGGTGAGGAGGCGGCGCAGACCGAAGTCCACGTTCGAGATGCTGAGCTCCGGTGCGAGGATCTGTGCACGCAGGTCCGTGATGGGCGTGCCGCATTCCGTAGGCAGACCGTAGGAAATGACGGCGGAGCGGACACCGCTCGTGCCCACGACCGGTGTGAACGTGATGTCGGCCGTCAGGCAGCCGCCCGGAGGAATGTTGAACGGACCCGACGGGGTCACGACGAATTCACCGCCCGGCGCTACGCTGAGGGTACCGGACAAGGGCGTGGGGCTATCGTTGCGCAGCAGGCAGACGCCCGTGATGCTGAGAGGCGTGCCGATGATGGTCTTGCCGAGATCGGCCACTTCCTGGACCTTCCAGGTGCATGGAGCGAGGCCGTTCCCTTCGAGAACGAGCTGTGCCACGGTATTGCACGTGCCTTCGACCGTCAGGGTGCCGGTCCGCATGCCCGTTCCCGTCGGCTTGAACTCGAATTCGATGGCGATGCACTGTCCTGGTGCGAGGCGTACGTTCCTGAGCTCGCCCACCACACGGAAGTCTCCACCGTTCGGACCACCGACCGTGGCCGTGGAAACGACGACGGGATAGTCACCGGTGTTGCAGAGCAGGGCGGTGAAGGCCTTGGACGAGGACTGGCCCTGTGCTGTGGGGTCCATCGTGACGGACGGCGACGAGAAGGACAGTTCCGGTGCGAGGACCTTGAAGGAGGAATCGCTGGCATCCTGCGAGGCCGGTGCCGCACAGAACTTGGAAACGAAGACGTCGGTCAGACCGTTGTTCGGCAACGTGATCGTGCTTGCGCCGGCGAAGGTCCTGGTACCGGTATAGGAATCCGTTTCGTAGACGCAGCCAGCGGCATCGGTGACGCGCTTCGAGCTGTACTGGAAGCTCGGCGGAGCCCCGGCGTTCGGCGTCAGCCGCGCATAGCCGTCCTTGTCGTAGATCACGTAGTAGGAGCGGGCATTGTTGTCGTTGTAGCGTACTTCCTCGTACTGCATGGTACCGCGGTTGATGCCTACGCGGATGAAGCCCGTGAACCGGCCTGCGACGACCACTTCGGGGTCACCCGTCGCATTGTAGCGGATACCGATGGCACTCGCGTCGGCGGTACAGCGGCTCAAGCCGTTCCCCGTGCCGTAGGCGCCCCAGTCGAGGGCGCCGTCGGCCCTGAACCTGAACACGAACATGTTGCGCGTATCGAGGTCGTTGGGAGCGAAGGACAGCGGCAGCGAGCCGAAGAGGGCGTTCTTGCTGCTGAAATATCCTGCCACATAGACGTTGCCGGCACGGTCCACGACGTGCCCGATCACCCGCTCGTCATTGTTGCCGTTTCCTGTGAGGAGCGTCGTCTTGACGATCTTGCCATCGGCATCCATCTCGACGAAGTAGCCGTCGGTATTGCCTGCCGTATTGTTCACGACCTGCGTGCCGAACCTCGACGGTCCGTCGAACCAGCCGGAAGCATAGACCTTGATGCCATCCTGGGTGACGGCTACTGCCGCAGCCGTTTCTGCGCCTGCGCCACCGAGTTGCGTGGCCCAGAGATAGCTGGGAGTGGCCGATACGCTGACGCGCACGCGATACCGTATGCCCGGGCGTGGCGGAAGCCATTTGTAGCTGAGACCCGTGACGTCGGCCTGGATGGTGTTCCATGTCTGGCCATCATCCTCGGAGAACTGGAGCAGGACGGGCGTCGTGGGTTGAACTCCGGCCCACTTGATGGTGACGGTGTCGCACGACGAGACGATCTCTCCACCGTTGGGGGAAGAGAGTACGACCTGTCCCGTACCGCCCACGAGCGTGATGGCCTGTGGGCACGGGCTGCCGTTCAGCATAAGCTGTGCCGTGCGGAACTGGCGCATGCCCTGCTGGGTGAAGCGCACGACGATCGTCGCTTCCACGCCCACCGGCAGCGTCATGTTGACGGGATTCGTATTGCCGTTGATCGAGACGAGGGAGAAGTACGTGCTCGGTGTCACCGTCGCCGACGTGATCGTGAACGGTGTGTTCTGGGGCGTGATCTTCACCGTCGCCGTCTGAGAACTCGCCGGTGCGGGGTCGCCGCAGTACAGAACGGGATCCGATATCAGTACGGAGGCGAGACTTCGTGGTGGAGTCACGTATTGTACCGTTGCCGACGGACTGGGGTTGCCCCGGAGAAGCGTTACCACCGCAGTGCGCAGGCGAGCCTGGTCATTGCATACGAAGGGGGAGCGCCATTCCAGCGTACAGATGCGGCGGACCTGGGTTTCGAGCGAGAGGTAGCTGTAGAGATCGACGAGCTTGTCTTCCGTCGTGACGATGGCCTTGCCGCCCGTGTTGTCGCAGATCTGCTGCAGCACCGGGTGGGTCGTCGTTTCGAGGATCGTGATACCGTAGATCTTGATGCCCTGGGCATTGGCGCTGTCGGACGTTCTCTTGACGAATTCGTTCGGCTTGTCCATCAGCGGGTTCGGGTGGCCGTCCGTGAGGAAGAAGACGAACTTCGGGACGTCCTGGGGACGCGTGCGCATCATGGCGAAGACGTTCGGCTCGCCGTCGAAGCACATCTCGTACTTGGTGGCCGTACCGGGCTGGATTTTCTTGATGGAATCGATGAGGACGTTCGGCCGTTGCTCCCAGTCGCAGATCAATCTGCTGATGCCGTCGAAGCCCAGAATGGCCACGCTCGTGTTCGGCGTGAAGCGTATCCTGTTGATGAAGGCCGTCACCGCGTCCTTCACGTATTCGATGCGCTTCTTGTTGCCGACCGTCTCGCCCATGGAGTTGGAGACGTCGACGACGAGCAGGATGCTGGCGGCCGGATCTCCCACGATGTCGCGGCAGCGTTGCTGCACCGTCGCGGTAAGATCCTGTGGTGCGCCGTTGGCAGCCGTTTCCACGACACGGAAGTCCGTGCTCTTCAGATCGGTGTATCCATTTCCGGCCGGATCGAGGGCGATGTAGTCGGCCGTGATCGTAGGAAAGTTGGCGGTGTTTACGTTGTACACCGCAAAGTTCTGTGCCCTCATCGCAGCGCCCGACAGCAGGCATGCGATGACCATGATGCACAAGTATCGAGCGAAGCGTATCGTTCGAGACATGTTCTCCTCCTACTCCATCGTCGTAAAACGGTAATTCAAATTCACGCGTGTGTCACCGCATCTTCCAGCAACCGCAGCGAGCGATTGTCGGCGTCCAGTTCGGCCTGGACGCCGAGGGGAAGCACGAGCTTGCTCTTGACGTGGCCGAAGGGCAGACCGTAAACGGCAGGCAACTTCAATGACGAAATACGATCCTGAATGACTTGCTGCAAGGGGAACGACGGTTCGGACCTGCTCGTACCCTTCGCTTCGCAATCCCTGAAGTTGCCGAGGGCTATCCCTGCACACTGCTGCAATTTCCCTGCCAGCCATAGTTGCGTCAGCATCCGGTCGATACGATAGGGCTCTTCGTTGATCTCTTCGAGAAAGAGAATGGCTCCGTTCGTATCGATCTCGTACCTGGTGCCCAACGTGCTCACGATCATCGCGAGATTACCTCCCGTCAGCCGTCCGCGCGCCAGACCAGGAGAGAGGACGCGGACCTGCGGATCGGAAAATGCCGATGAGCGTCGTTCGGCTTTCGTCGGTGCCTGCAGGACGACATCCGTCATCGCTGTCGTCGTGAAGGCATCGAATGTGGAAGACGCCACCGGACCATGGAATGTGACGAGGCCACTCAACTGCTGTACGGCGATGAGCAGCGCCGTGATGTCGCTGAAGCCCATGATGATCTTTCCCGCTGCCCGTATGGCCTGGAAGTCGAGCATCGGCAGGATGCGCATCACGCCGTATCCGCCGCGGCCGCAGACGATGGCGTCCACCGTAGGGTCGTTCACGAAGTCCATCAGTTCCCTGGCCCGTTCCTCGTCGGGTGCGGCCAGGTAGCCGTAGCGCTTCGACACATTGGCGCCCAGTTTGACCGTGACGTTCCATCGTTGGCAAAGAGTGATGAAGTCCGACAGCTCCTTCGTCATGACACCACTTGCGGGGCAGACGATACCCACTGTCTGGCCCGGTGCGATGGCGCCAGGACGTATCAGAGGGCCTGCCGTTCCTTCGCTTGCGGTCGTTTCCGAACCCTTGTCGCGAGTCATGGAGGAGGCTACGGCGGGAAGCGCCGTTGCCGCGGCCAGGCTGGTTATGAAGCGACGTCGATTCAGACTCGTCCCCGGATTGCGTTGGATCGTTCAACTCCTTCAGCAAATGTACGAATGTGAGGGAGTTGGACAGAGGCCTTTTTCTGGTCGTACAATATCAATAACTCACGGTATCACGTACGGTTACGGTGGAATGCACCGATGGGGAAAACTTTTCTCCACGCGATTCTTCCATTCCGAAACCGTATATTCGTGGCTACGGAAAGGTGCAAGAGTGGTTGAATTGGCACGCCTGGAAAGCGTGTGTACCGGCAACGGTACCGCGGGTTCGAATCCCGCCCTTTCCGCAACCGTCCCTCCGGGGTCATCGAGCCGCATATGAAGGAAGTTTCGCAGCAGGCAATGGAGTCGTCAGCCGAGGATGAAGCAGTCATACGCGACATCCTGGCCGGTCATACGAATGCCTTCGCAAAGCTGGAACGGAAGTACCGCCGGATCGTCTCCTTCCTGATCCGGAAGATGATCCGCAACGAAGAAGATGTGGAAGATCTCGTACAGGAGACCTTCGTAAAGGCTTATGCGGCCCTACCGTCCTTCCAGTTCGAATATCCCTTCTCACGCTGGCTGTACAAGATCGCATCGAACCGATGCATCGACCATCTGCGGAAGCGCCGCTTCCAGTCCGTTTCACTCGACGAGCCGATCGCTACCCGCGATGGCGGGGATCTGTACATGGATCCAGCCGACAAGGGGCATACGCCCGATACGGCATTGCTGGCGAAGGAGCGGGCACAGTTGCTGCGTGAGGCACTGGAGACGATGCCGGAGAAGTACCGCGAAGTCATCCGCCTGCGCCACGAAGAGGAACTGGACTATCTCGAGATCGCCGAACGACTGAAACAGCCTCTCGGCACGGTCAAGGCCCATCTCTTCCGCGCCCGCAAATTGCTCTACAAGAAGCTGCTCCGTCATGGAAGCCACTTCGAGGAGTACATGACCGACGAGGACAGGGAATGACGGCGAAGCGCCGCCGGCCGTTATGGCCGTGGGTGCTCATTGGCTTGCTGGGCCTGGTCGTGATCGTTCTGCTCGGCTCGTTCGTCTGGCGACTGTTCAATCCACCCGTGACGCCCTTCGTGGAAGGTGACGGGAACGGAGCCGGACAGCGGCAGGTCATCCAGGTGAACATCGTCAACGCTTCCAGGGTCGATGGCGCGGCACAGCGTGCCATGGCCTTCCTTCGGGAACGTGGCTTCGACGTCGTCGAGATTTCTTCGGACCCGGCAACGGCGCAGCGTTCCCACGTCATCGACCGGCTCGGCGACAGACTGTCGGCCGAAAAGGTAGCGAGCGTCCTCGGTATCGCCGATACGCTCGTCGTCTCCGATATCGATTCCATGATGTTCGTCCGCGCCAGCGTGGTGCTCGGTACGGACCTGGAATCGCTCCCGCTCTTCAACGATTGATACTTATTCCAGAGGAACATTCTTTGGCCGGATATACGAAACCCCGTACGCAGAAAGGTCGCGCAGTCCTGTGTGCACGTATCGCCCAGGACAAGCTGGCACACGATATCCTGATCCTCGACCTGTCCGAGATCGAAAGCGCACCCGCCGATTTCTTCGTCATCCTTACCTGTGATTCCGAATCGCAGATACGTGCCGTCGTGGACGCCATCGCCACGAACGTGAAGCAGGTCGGCTTCGGCAATGCCCGCACCGAAGGACGGAACACGTCGTCGTGGGTCATCCTCGACTACTTCGACATCGTCATCCATGTCATGCTTCCCGATGCCCGTGACTTCTACAAGCTCGAACGCCTGTGGGGAGATGCGAAGGCCTTCACGCTGACGTCTGCCGGTGCCGCCAAGGCGGTCGCGACGACGAAGGCACGGAGGGCCGAGTAAGATGATGCAGCAGTATATCGAGCCGCACATCCGCACCGCCCTGACGTCCATCGGCGTCGATGCCGACACCCCGATCCATTTCGAGATTCCGCGTCAGGAGGGGCATGGCCACCTCTCGACGACGGTCGCCATGTCGCTCGCGAAGATCCGCAAGAGCAATCCCCGCGCACTGGCCCAGGAACTCGTGACGGCGATCGGAGAGAACGTGCCTCTGGTCGAACGTATCGATATCGCAGGTCCCGGCTTCATCAACATCACCTTCGCACCGGCCGTCTACCATGCCATGCTGCGCGATCTCTCCGCACTTGGCGCGACCATCGGCAGGAGTGACGTGGGTGCAGGCCGTACGGTCAACGTCGAATACGTGAGCGCCAACCCGACGGGGCAGCTTCATGCAGGACATGGCCGCAACTGCGCCGTCGGCGATACGCTGGCCAACCTGTTCCAGTGGTGCGGTTATCATACGACCCGCGAATACTACTTCAACAACGCCGGCAACCAGATGAACATGCTGGGCAAGAGTATCTATGCCCGCTATCGTCAGGTGCTCGGCGACGAAGACTACCCGTTCCCCGAAGACGGATATCATGGCGACTATCCCCGCACGATCGCCGAGGAGATCCGGAACGAAGTGGGCGATCGCTATCGCGAGGAATCCGCCGAAGCTCTCGTCTTCTGCCGCAAGCGTGGAGAAGAATGGTGCTTCGCCGCCATCAAGCGTACGCTCGACGTGCTGAACATCCATCACGACGTATTCTTCAACGAGGACTCGCTCTACAGCAGCGGCAGGGTGGAACAGACCATCGCCGATCTCCGCGCGAAAGGACTCGTCTACGAGAAGGATGGTGCTACGTGGTTCGCACTGTCGCAGCTCGGACAGCAGCAGGACAAGGTGATCGTGAAAAGCACCGGCGAGCCGACGTACAGGCTTCCCGACATCGCCTATCACCGCGACAAACTGGAGCGAGGTTTCGACGTCATCGTCGACATCTTCGGCGCCGATCATATCGCGACCATTCCCGACGTCCTGGCCGGTGTGCAGGCCCTCGGCTACGATACGTCGCGCGTGAAGGTCGTCATCCATCAGATGGTGTCGTTCATCGAGAACGGCGAGGCCGTCAAGTTCTCCAAGCGCTCGGGCAAGTCCTTCACCCTCGACGATCTCATCGATGAAGTGGGAGCGGACGTCGTCCGGTTCTTCTTCATCATGCGTGCCGTGGGTACGCACCTCGAATTCGATCTGGGACTCGCGAAGGAGGAAGGGGACAAGAATCCCGTCTTCTATCTTCAGTATGCCCATGCCCGTATCTGCTCCATCCTGCGCAAGGCCGCCGAGAAGGGCGTCGCCATCGACGAAGGAGCGGACGTCGGCGTACTCGTCCATCCGAAGGAGATCGAACTGATCACGCTGCTGTCCCGCATGCGCACCGTCGTCGAACGGGCCTGCGAGCATCTCGAACCGCATACGCTGGCCGAATACCTGCGCGATCTCGCAGCCGCGTACCATAACTTCTATCATGACTGCCGCATCCTCGGAAGCGAACCCGCCCTGGAATCGGCCCGTCTCCTGCTGGCCGATGTCACCCGTCGTGCCATGTACAACGGCCTGATGATTCTCGGCGTGAAGGCTCCGGAAGTGATGTAAGGTCCTGGTGTTACGGGGACCTGGCCGATTTCGGACGATACGGGTGAAAACTCAAAACCGGCGAGAATCGTCCACATCGGTCGGGTTCCACCAACCATGAAGAACTGCATTGTCCACGCGTGAATACTTTTACGACCTTTCCGACAGAGGTATACTGTCGCTGAACGGTCTGGAACAGGACGATCCCTGGTTCGTGGATTTCTTCTACAGG includes these proteins:
- a CDS encoding fructose-bisphosphate aldolase (catalyzes the formation of glycerone phosphate and D-glyceraldehyde 3-phosphate from D-fructose 1,6-bisphosphate) → MINRIVEALGSQSDYYLNHTSTTIPRANLHVPSSTSIDSVFGISDRSTHVLRNLNWILNTGRLAGTGYVSILPVDQGIEHSAGASFAKNPMYFDPENIVRLAIEGGCNAVASTFGVLGSVARKYAHKFPFIVKINHNELLTYPNKFDQILFGTVKQAHDMGAAAIGATIYFGSPESGRQIVEIAQAFALAHKLGMGTILWCYIRNSAFKTDKDYHVSADLTGQANHLGVTIEADIIKQKLPENNGGYEALNMGGSSYGKIDKRMYTELATDHPIDLCRYQVANCYMGRIGLINSGGPSGNNDINEAITTAVINKRAGGMGLISGRKAFQKPLGDGVAILNAIQDVYLCNEVTVA
- a CDS encoding ribosome silencing factor, whose amino-acid sequence is MCARIAQDKLAHDILILDLSEIESAPADFFVILTCDSESQIRAVVDAIATNVKQVGFGNARTEGRNTSSWVILDYFDIVIHVMLPDARDFYKLERLWGDAKAFTLTSAGAAKAVATTKARRAE
- a CDS encoding arginine--tRNA ligase, translated to MQQYIEPHIRTALTSIGVDADTPIHFEIPRQEGHGHLSTTVAMSLAKIRKSNPRALAQELVTAIGENVPLVERIDIAGPGFINITFAPAVYHAMLRDLSALGATIGRSDVGAGRTVNVEYVSANPTGQLHAGHGRNCAVGDTLANLFQWCGYHTTREYYFNNAGNQMNMLGKSIYARYRQVLGDEDYPFPEDGYHGDYPRTIAEEIRNEVGDRYREESAEALVFCRKRGEEWCFAAIKRTLDVLNIHHDVFFNEDSLYSSGRVEQTIADLRAKGLVYEKDGATWFALSQLGQQQDKVIVKSTGEPTYRLPDIAYHRDKLERGFDVIVDIFGADHIATIPDVLAGVQALGYDTSRVKVVIHQMVSFIENGEAVKFSKRSGKSFTLDDLIDEVGADVVRFFFIMRAVGTHLEFDLGLAKEEGDKNPVFYLQYAHARICSILRKAAEKGVAIDEGADVGVLVHPKEIELITLLSRMRTVVERACEHLEPHTLAEYLRDLAAAYHNFYHDCRILGSEPALESARLLLADVTRRAMYNGLMILGVKAPEVM